The Larimichthys crocea isolate SSNF chromosome I, L_crocea_2.0, whole genome shotgun sequence genomic interval ttctcgtctaactgAACACCCAAAATGTTTAACTCTAATTCATACACATCTTCTAAGCTAGTGTTTctcaaaaactttatttcactAACCAAATTTCAAGTATAGTCTAGCCAGGATCATCTCTAAAGATCTATGCTGTCTCCTCCTTCAGGTGCCTACCTGACCCGGGTGGTGCATCTAAGTAATGTCACTCTTCGCTTGGAGATATGGGACACAGCTGGGCAGGAAAAATACCACAGTGTCACGCCACTTTACTACAGAGGAGCCCATGCTGCACTCTTGGTCTATGATATCAGCAAAAGGGTAAAAGGAACAGACACGTGACCATGGAAATTACTTATCTTGTCTTATCTTGGTTGGTGATTATGCCATCATGTATGCTTGTGTATTGTCACCATAGGAAACATTTATCAGAGCTCAGGTGTGGCTCAAAGAGCTTGAGAAACAGTACATCCCAGGATCGACTGTCATATGGCTGGTAGGCAACAAGGGCGATCTAGCAACACATCGACAAGTCTCAGTGGAGGTACAAAAACTTTATCCTCAGTCAAACTCTATTTAATATTCAGAGTCAAGTTTACTCTATGATTTAATCTATGGCATGTTATCTCTGGTTTCTTTATGTCATCATACAGGAAGGACAGAGTCTGGCCAACGACAGGGGCCTATTCTTTACAGAGGCATCAGCACTGTCAGGGGATCAAATCAACGAGCTGCTTCTAGCTATAGGTAAGTAAAGGTGTTGAAGAGGCTTTTGTTGCCTGAGTTCAGCCTCCCATGCTACAGAAAGTCCCATCAATCAGATGTTATCAATTATAGATGTTGTAGGGTCTCCTGATGTTTACACAGTCTGAAGAAAATCTCTGGTTGAGGTAACTCATGCACCACTAGGGTGCAGTAGATACCAACATGAGGAGTGCATGCACTTTATCAATTATTGGCagcataaaacatataaaatactATCTAAGTGTAGGTCAGGGGTGCCCgtttcttttacagtttgtatAAAATATCTGCATGTCCTGTGAGTTTTGATGATTTTGGTAACAGAGCTCCGATTCAGCCCACAGAGTGTACGAGTGTATTGGAGTGCAGCAGGAGGGTCTGTCAGAGTGGAAAGAGACACCTCTTGTGGATCTGCGTAATAGAGACACATCCAGTCCTCTTGCATCCTGCTGCTAAGTTGGACCCTGAAATATtgcctgtctttgtttctttgtttgtcctcATTATTTTATAGCTGAACTATAGCAATGCGCAACTCTTCCTACATTATGCAGCAAGATTAACCAGCATTATCAGGTTTGTCGATATGATGCTGAACTGATACCACTTACTTTCATTCACTGTCTCCTGCCTTCCTTCTGTTAACAATCTAAGTGGAGATCCCTCAAGCAAGAGTACTTTAAGTGAGACCTGTCAATgttaatagaataataataaaaaagttttaagaGTATTTCCACCATGGATATAATATGTTCCATTGTCCTGGTCTgaagaaattatttaatttgtatCTGGGTGAGCACAGTCACCTGGAAGTGATACATAAATGTGGCTTACTTGCATAACTCTATAAAAAATCTTCATTATTTACTGTTCTCACTGTCACTCTTTGTCTTAGCGTTGGCTCTTCAGCTCTGCCAACAAAATGGTTTAAAAGAAATAGTTTTTGGAAAATATACTAACTTAcacgagaaaaaaacaaacacatcagtgtCATGTTATACTGTCAAAAGTTTGTTATAACAAGACAACTTTATTTTCACGTGCATGCAA includes:
- the LOC104929831 gene encoding ras-related protein Rab-17, with protein sequence MGENLRGGAQLQNDTLRKSLRTLKVKLVLLGSSGVGKSSLALRFSKDEFRRTSPTVGCAYLTRVVHLSNVTLRLEIWDTAGQEKYHSVTPLYYRGAHAALLVYDISKRETFIRAQVWLKELEKQYIPGSTVIWLVGNKGDLATHRQVSVEEGQSLANDRGLFFTEASALSGDQINELLLAIAHRVYECIGVQQEGLSEWKETPLVDLRNRDTSSPLASCC